In Halobaculum magnesiiphilum, the following proteins share a genomic window:
- a CDS encoding Na+/H+ antiporter NhaC family protein — protein MDTQPPRADEPHGDARRPTFGEALVPLAVVVASLAVGSGLLSLAPHGPLLWSIAFAGLFARYRLGYDWDGVYDAAEGGLRMGMQAILILFVIYGLIATWTSAGTIPGLMYYGLGLLSPAVFLPVTAVLAAVVAFAIGSSWTTVGTLGVAFIGIGSGLDVSAPMTAGAIVSGAYAGDKQSPLSDTTNLAAAVTNTDLYDHINAMRLGTAVAFGLSVVGYAVLGAYAVTGSGGDPSAITGPLASTYALGPLVFLPLVVTFGLAVRGYPALPALIAGVFAGAGTTVLAQGRSFTAAWDAFLNGTAPETGSELVNGLLATGGLAGSGWTIAVVVAALALGGLLEGTDVLAVVADRLADVVWSRNSLVVGTGASALLTNAFTAQQYMSIVVPGVSLRGLYDEYGLDSRDLSRAVEAAGTPTGPLFPWHAGAVFMAAALGFESSWAFVPYYFFGPLSVLALVGLALAGRATTPTEAPAGAVPADD, from the coding sequence ATGGATACGCAACCGCCACGCGCCGACGAGCCCCACGGCGACGCGCGGCGGCCGACGTTCGGGGAGGCGCTCGTGCCGCTCGCGGTCGTCGTCGCCTCGTTGGCCGTCGGCTCGGGGCTGCTCAGCCTGGCCCCGCACGGACCGCTGCTGTGGAGCATCGCCTTCGCCGGGCTGTTCGCGCGCTACCGGCTCGGCTACGACTGGGACGGCGTGTACGACGCCGCCGAGGGCGGCCTGCGGATGGGCATGCAGGCGATCCTCATCCTGTTCGTCATCTACGGGCTGATCGCGACGTGGACCAGCGCCGGCACGATCCCGGGGCTCATGTACTACGGGCTCGGGCTGCTGTCGCCGGCGGTGTTCCTCCCCGTGACGGCCGTGCTCGCGGCCGTCGTCGCCTTCGCGATCGGCTCGTCGTGGACGACCGTCGGGACGCTCGGCGTCGCCTTCATCGGCATCGGCTCGGGACTGGACGTGTCGGCGCCGATGACCGCCGGCGCGATCGTCTCGGGCGCGTATGCCGGCGACAAGCAGAGCCCGCTGTCGGACACGACGAACCTCGCGGCCGCGGTGACGAACACCGACCTGTACGACCACATCAACGCGATGCGCCTCGGCACCGCCGTCGCGTTCGGCCTCTCGGTCGTCGGCTACGCCGTCCTCGGCGCGTACGCCGTGACCGGCTCCGGCGGCGACCCTTCGGCGATCACCGGGCCGCTCGCGTCGACGTACGCGCTCGGCCCGCTGGTGTTCCTTCCGCTGGTGGTCACGTTCGGCCTCGCCGTCCGGGGGTACCCCGCGCTGCCGGCGCTGATCGCCGGCGTGTTCGCGGGCGCCGGGACGACAGTGCTCGCGCAGGGGCGCTCCTTTACCGCCGCCTGGGACGCCTTCCTGAACGGCACCGCCCCGGAGACGGGAAGCGAGCTCGTCAACGGCCTGCTGGCGACGGGCGGGCTCGCGGGCTCGGGCTGGACGATCGCCGTCGTCGTGGCGGCGCTGGCGCTGGGCGGGCTGCTGGAGGGAACCGACGTGCTCGCGGTCGTCGCCGACCGCCTGGCCGACGTGGTGTGGTCACGCAACTCCCTCGTGGTCGGCACCGGCGCCTCCGCACTGCTCACGAACGCGTTCACGGCCCAGCAGTACATGAGCATCGTCGTGCCGGGCGTGAGCCTCCGGGGGCTGTACGACGAGTACGGGCTCGACTCGCGTGACCTCTCGCGGGCCGTCGAGGCCGCCGGCACCCCCACCGGACCGCTGTTCCCGTGGCACGCCGGCGCGGTCTTCATGGCGGCCGCGCTCGGCTTCGAGTCGTCGTGGGCGTTCGTCCCGTACTACTTCTTCGGGCCGCTGTCGGTGCTGGCGCTGGTCGGGCTCGCGCTGGCCGGGCGGGCGACGACGCCGACGGAGGCGCCGGCGGGGGCCGTTCCCGCGGACGACTGA
- a CDS encoding branched-chain amino acid transaminase has translation MAGFAEMDVDTIWQNGEYVDWEDATTHVLTHGLHYGTGVFEGARAYDTEKGTAVFRWEEHLDRFFESTKPYDMEIPYSREELTEATMEVIRRNDLDSAYVRPIAYYGYHSLGVSPGDCPTDVAIAAWPWGAYLGDDALENGIKAMVSSWRKHSSSQIPTNAKTTGLYVNSLLAGEEARRNGYKEAIVLNKEGNVAEGPGENIFLVRDGEIFTPGLSESILDGITRNTVIELARERGYTVHDNVSISRGELNTADELFFTGSAAEVTPIRQVDNVEIGNGSRGPVTEELQTAFFDLVERRTDDHEEWFTYV, from the coding sequence ATGGCTGGCTTCGCGGAGATGGACGTCGACACCATCTGGCAAAACGGCGAGTACGTCGACTGGGAGGACGCGACCACGCACGTCCTCACGCACGGATTACACTACGGCACGGGCGTCTTCGAGGGCGCGCGCGCGTACGACACCGAGAAGGGGACGGCGGTGTTCCGCTGGGAGGAGCACCTCGACCGCTTCTTCGAGTCGACGAAGCCGTACGACATGGAGATCCCCTACTCCCGGGAGGAGCTCACCGAGGCGACGATGGAGGTCATCCGCCGCAACGACCTCGACTCGGCGTACGTCCGCCCCATCGCCTACTACGGCTATCACAGCCTCGGCGTCTCGCCGGGCGACTGTCCCACCGACGTGGCGATCGCGGCGTGGCCGTGGGGCGCGTACCTCGGCGACGACGCCCTGGAGAACGGCATCAAGGCGATGGTGTCTTCCTGGCGCAAGCACTCCTCCTCGCAGATCCCGACGAACGCGAAGACGACGGGGCTGTACGTCAACTCCCTGCTCGCGGGCGAGGAGGCCCGCCGCAACGGCTACAAGGAGGCGATCGTCCTCAACAAGGAGGGCAACGTCGCGGAGGGTCCCGGCGAGAACATCTTCCTCGTGCGCGACGGCGAGATATTCACGCCCGGGCTCTCGGAGTCGATCCTCGACGGCATCACCCGTAACACGGTGATCGAGCTGGCGCGCGAGCGCGGCTACACCGTCCACGACAACGTGAGCATCTCCCGGGGCGAGCTGAACACCGCCGACGAGCTGTTCTTCACCGGCTCGGCTGCGGAGGTCACCCCGATCCGGCAGGTCGACAACGTCGAGATCGGCAACGGCTCGCGCGGGCCGGTCACCGAGGAGCTGCAGACCGCGTTCTTTGACCTCGTGGAGCGTCGCACCGACGACCACGAGGAGTGGTTCACGTACGTGTAG
- the meaB gene encoding methylmalonyl Co-A mutase-associated GTPase MeaB: MTVTGTESSLVDDLLDGKHRALARVITKIENRSPGYRDIVSALHTHTGTADVIGITGSPGAGKSTLVDKLAKSYRDRGETVGVIAVDPSSPYTGGAVLGDRIRMASNVGDMDVFFRSMSARGTLGGLSTATADAVKALDAFGKDKVIIETVGAGQNEVDIVKTADTVCVLVQPGSGDDVQMLKAGILEIGDVFVVNKADMDGAERTVAELEEMIHMRENPAAGLDTGHHGPVDEEEMAEVALDEQDEEAWDPRVVETVATDATGVDELLDTLGEHAEWLHETGRIDERARTRYAEEIRQLVRADTAGLLEEVIEARGGIEALADRVLARETDPYTVADELVEPVRECVDEELER; this comes from the coding sequence ATGACGGTCACAGGGACGGAGTCGTCGCTGGTCGACGACCTGCTGGACGGGAAACACCGGGCGCTCGCGCGCGTCATCACGAAGATCGAGAACCGCTCGCCGGGGTACCGCGACATCGTCTCCGCGCTCCACACCCACACCGGAACCGCGGACGTGATCGGGATCACGGGCAGCCCCGGCGCCGGCAAGTCGACGCTCGTCGACAAGCTGGCGAAGTCGTACCGCGACCGCGGCGAGACGGTCGGCGTCATCGCGGTCGACCCCTCCTCGCCGTACACCGGCGGGGCGGTGCTGGGCGATCGCATCCGCATGGCCTCCAACGTCGGCGACATGGACGTGTTCTTCCGGTCGATGAGCGCGAGGGGGACCCTCGGCGGGCTCTCGACGGCCACCGCGGACGCGGTAAAGGCGCTCGACGCCTTCGGCAAGGACAAGGTGATCATCGAGACGGTCGGCGCCGGGCAAAACGAGGTCGACATCGTGAAGACCGCCGACACGGTGTGCGTGCTCGTCCAGCCGGGGTCGGGCGACGACGTGCAGATGCTGAAGGCGGGCATCCTCGAGATCGGCGACGTGTTCGTCGTCAACAAGGCCGACATGGACGGGGCCGAGCGCACCGTCGCCGAGCTGGAGGAGATGATCCACATGCGCGAGAACCCCGCAGCGGGGCTGGACACGGGCCACCACGGCCCCGTCGACGAGGAGGAGATGGCGGAAGTGGCGCTCGACGAGCAGGACGAGGAGGCGTGGGACCCGCGGGTCGTCGAGACGGTCGCCACCGACGCCACCGGGGTCGACGAGCTGCTCGACACGCTCGGCGAGCACGCCGAGTGGCTCCACGAGACGGGCCGGATCGACGAGCGGGCGCGCACCCGGTACGCCGAGGAGATCCGACAGCTCGTGCGGGCGGACACCGCCGGCCTGCTCGAGGAGGTGATCGAGGCCCGCGGCGGGATCGAGGCGCTCGCCGACCGCGTGCTGGCGAGGGAGACGGACCCGTACACGGTCGCCGACGAACTGGTCGAGCCCGTGCGCGAGTGCGTGGACGAGGAACTGGAGCGGTAG
- a CDS encoding cobalamin B12-binding domain-containing protein: protein MSTQERETGRQIRCLIAKVGLDGHDRGAHVISRAFRDAGFEVIYSGLHRAPDEIVQAAVQEDVDVLGISILSGAHNTLVPKIVDGLKEYDAFEDTLILVGGIIPDDDREELLEMGVGAVFGPGTPMEETIEFVRENVHDRE, encoded by the coding sequence ATGAGTACGCAAGAACGAGAGACGGGGCGCCAGATCCGCTGTCTCATCGCGAAGGTCGGCCTCGACGGGCACGACCGGGGCGCACACGTCATCTCGCGGGCGTTCCGCGACGCCGGCTTCGAGGTCATCTACTCCGGGCTCCACCGCGCGCCCGACGAGATCGTCCAGGCGGCCGTCCAGGAGGACGTCGACGTCCTCGGCATCTCCATTCTCTCGGGGGCGCACAACACGCTCGTCCCGAAGATCGTCGACGGCCTGAAGGAGTACGACGCCTTCGAGGACACCCTGATCCTCGTCGGCGGCATCATCCCCGACGACGACCGCGAGGAGCTCCTCGAGATGGGCGTCGGCGCGGTCTTCGGGCCGGGGACGCCGATGGAGGAGACGATCGAGTTCGTCCGCGAGAACGTCCACGACCGCGAGTGA
- a CDS encoding GAF domain-containing protein yields MATVHDARVLVAVSDRTPSDYGGDVVEAIEAGLNATVLSKRGSVATEYLRELGPTLDCVVAVSDRSSCVENLAPAAGEVPLVVYGDEVPSVPVDEVVATDGGTDLLARRVSERIERARERDALAEANTKLSALNTYTRELTGCETVREVSDTVVEAVTNALGHEEVVLAMLDDGTFFPYGHTLPNDYDVEADTDEGVIGRTYRTEETQIVNEYDADPDKIRDADDVASVLSTPVGDHGVLQVTTDREGAFDQQDAEFLEIVASHAAEALARLQREADLRVERDRLHYFFDGIKSPAVYVESTDGDEPVLVEVNTAYEALFGADGVGNPVSEGFPTETERELFGFDGPDEVVHRDITRETTDGPADLIVGAVPIPLSGVETAAFGLYAADVEFP; encoded by the coding sequence ATGGCCACCGTACACGACGCGCGCGTCCTCGTCGCGGTGTCGGATCGGACGCCGAGCGACTACGGTGGGGACGTCGTCGAGGCGATCGAAGCCGGTCTGAACGCGACCGTCCTGAGCAAGCGCGGCTCCGTCGCCACGGAGTACCTCCGCGAGCTCGGGCCGACGCTCGATTGCGTCGTCGCCGTGTCCGACCGGTCGTCGTGCGTCGAGAACCTGGCGCCGGCGGCGGGGGAGGTGCCGCTGGTAGTGTACGGCGACGAGGTGCCGTCGGTTCCGGTCGACGAGGTCGTCGCCACCGACGGCGGGACGGACCTGCTCGCGCGCCGCGTCTCCGAGCGCATCGAGCGCGCCCGCGAACGCGACGCGCTCGCCGAGGCGAACACGAAGCTCTCGGCGCTCAACACGTACACCCGCGAGCTGACCGGCTGTGAGACCGTCCGCGAGGTGAGCGACACCGTGGTCGAGGCCGTCACGAACGCCCTCGGCCACGAGGAGGTCGTCCTCGCCATGCTCGACGACGGGACGTTCTTCCCGTACGGCCATACGCTCCCGAACGATTACGACGTCGAGGCCGACACCGACGAGGGGGTCATCGGACGCACGTACCGGACGGAGGAGACGCAGATCGTCAACGAGTACGACGCCGACCCCGACAAGATCCGCGACGCGGACGACGTGGCCTCGGTGCTGAGTACCCCCGTCGGCGACCACGGCGTTCTCCAGGTGACGACCGATCGTGAGGGGGCATTCGACCAGCAGGACGCCGAGTTCCTGGAGATCGTCGCCTCCCACGCGGCGGAGGCGCTCGCGCGACTCCAGCGGGAGGCGGACCTCCGCGTCGAACGCGACCGCCTCCACTACTTCTTCGACGGGATCAAATCGCCGGCCGTGTACGTGGAGTCGACCGACGGCGACGAGCCCGTCCTGGTGGAGGTGAACACGGCCTACGAGGCGCTGTTCGGCGCCGACGGCGTCGGCAACCCGGTGTCGGAGGGGTTCCCGACCGAGACCGAACGGGAACTGTTCGGCTTCGACGGTCCCGACGAGGTCGTCCACCGCGACATCACACGCGAGACGACCGACGGACCGGCCGACCTGATCGTCGGCGCGGTCCCGATCCCCCTTTCGGGGGTCGAGACCGCCGCGTTCGGGCTGTACGCCGCCGACGTGGAGTTCCCGTAG
- a CDS encoding S9 family peptidase, whose protein sequence is MSDPTYDIERYLNVRSAHGAAFAPDGTLAFLMDTTGTPQVWSLDEPAAWPEQHTFYEERVTFVDWSPERRELAFGMDEGGDERMQLYRLDPDSGVVTELTGMPEAKHRWGGWSHDGERFAFASNRRDESVFDVYVQGRDETGDEAELVYEGDGWLSVAGWSPDDTRVLVHEAHASFDHDLHVLDVETGELTHLTPHATEARFQSPEWAPDGDGVYVCTDHASDTLRLERIALGNEAGGDRGGTGGGDGDGTGDNGDGGAGGASDADGGGTLGDLFVVEDGDGWNVDGVAVDEDTGRVAYSRNVDGYTEITVGELTAPDRIDPFAEPDLPRGVAGGVSFGPDADRLAVTVTGSTVNTNTYVVDVKRGEATRWTHAATAGIPEETFVEPELVHYPTFDGRDIPAFFSTPDDAGEGDTPVIVDIHGGPESQRRPSFNAVKQYFLNNGYAVFEPNVRGSSGYGKAYSHLDDVEHRMDSVADIEAAVEWLHDHPVVDPERIVAMGGSYGGFMVLAAMTEYPDLWAAGIDIVGIASFVTFLENTGDWRRELREAEYGSLADDREFLESVSPINHVDEIAAPLFVLHGANDPRVPVGEAEQIVEEASEHVPTRKLIFEDEGHGFSKLENRIEAYRAIVEFLNEHV, encoded by the coding sequence ATGAGCGACCCGACCTACGACATCGAGCGCTACCTCAACGTGCGCTCGGCCCACGGCGCCGCGTTCGCCCCCGACGGCACCCTCGCGTTCCTGATGGACACCACCGGCACGCCGCAGGTGTGGAGCCTCGACGAGCCGGCCGCCTGGCCTGAGCAGCACACCTTCTACGAGGAGCGCGTCACGTTCGTGGACTGGTCGCCCGAGCGCCGCGAACTCGCCTTCGGGATGGACGAGGGCGGCGACGAGCGGATGCAGCTGTACCGGCTCGACCCCGATTCCGGCGTCGTCACCGAGCTGACGGGGATGCCCGAGGCGAAACACCGCTGGGGCGGCTGGTCCCACGACGGCGAGCGGTTCGCGTTCGCCTCGAACCGCCGCGACGAGTCCGTCTTCGACGTGTACGTGCAGGGGCGCGACGAGACCGGCGACGAGGCGGAGCTGGTGTACGAGGGCGACGGTTGGCTCTCGGTGGCCGGCTGGTCGCCCGACGACACGCGCGTGCTCGTCCACGAGGCCCACGCGAGCTTCGACCACGACCTTCACGTGCTCGACGTGGAGACCGGCGAACTCACCCATCTGACGCCGCACGCGACCGAGGCACGGTTCCAGAGCCCCGAGTGGGCGCCCGACGGCGACGGCGTGTACGTGTGCACCGACCACGCTTCCGACACGCTCCGGCTGGAGCGGATCGCGCTCGGCAACGAGGCCGGCGGCGACCGAGGCGGAACCGGCGGCGGGGATGGCGACGGAACCGGCGACAACGGGGACGGCGGAGCCGGCGGCGCGAGCGACGCCGACGGCGGCGGGACCCTCGGGGACCTGTTCGTCGTCGAGGACGGCGACGGCTGGAACGTCGACGGCGTCGCGGTCGACGAGGACACCGGCCGCGTCGCCTACTCGCGCAACGTCGACGGCTACACGGAGATCACCGTCGGGGAGCTCACCGCGCCCGACCGCATCGACCCGTTCGCCGAGCCGGACCTCCCGAGGGGCGTCGCCGGCGGCGTCTCCTTCGGCCCCGACGCCGACCGGCTGGCCGTCACCGTCACCGGCAGCACCGTGAACACGAACACGTACGTCGTGGACGTGAAACGGGGCGAGGCGACGCGGTGGACCCACGCCGCGACCGCGGGCATCCCCGAGGAGACGTTCGTCGAGCCCGAGCTGGTCCACTACCCGACCTTCGACGGGCGGGACATCCCGGCGTTCTTCTCGACGCCCGATGACGCCGGCGAGGGCGACACGCCCGTCATCGTCGACATCCACGGCGGGCCCGAGAGCCAGCGCCGGCCGTCGTTCAACGCCGTCAAGCAGTACTTCCTCAACAACGGCTACGCCGTGTTCGAGCCGAACGTCCGCGGCTCCTCGGGGTACGGGAAGGCGTACAGCCACCTCGACGACGTGGAACACCGGATGGACTCGGTCGCCGACATCGAGGCGGCCGTCGAGTGGCTCCACGATCACCCCGTCGTCGACCCCGAGCGGATCGTCGCTATGGGGGGCAGCTACGGCGGGTTCATGGTGCTCGCGGCGATGACGGAGTACCCCGACCTGTGGGCCGCCGGGATCGACATCGTCGGCATCGCCAGCTTCGTGACGTTCCTCGAGAACACCGGCGACTGGCGCCGCGAGCTGCGCGAGGCCGAGTACGGCAGCCTGGCGGACGACCGGGAGTTCCTCGAATCGGTCTCGCCGATCAACCACGTCGACGAGATCGCGGCGCCCCTGTTCGTCCTTCACGGCGCGAACGACCCGCGGGTTCCCGTCGGCGAGGCCGAACAGATCGTCGAGGAGGCCAGCGAGCACGTCCCCACGCGGAAGCTGATCTTCGAGGACGAGGGACACGGCTTCTCGAAGCTGGAGAACCGGATCGAGGCGTACCGCGCGATCGTGGAGTTCCTGAACGAGCACGTGTGA
- a CDS encoding glycosyltransferase family 4 protein, giving the protein MRVAVVSMDTVATRDAPAVRRTRRVAAGLAAAGHDVHWLCAQWWGGEIEHFEQDGIEYHAVTDRPSSGRFRSKLPFVLRRVDPDVVHAVSVPPGHATTAKTTAAMLRVPVVLDWWERDPDRGSGRQYRKAATRADRVIAPSETVRTAVREHGASDVNARVIPESIDMDLVRSADADDRFDMVWGRDLDGDANVGEFLLALAELRDRDWTAAIVGDGPARDDAERMAADLRIDDRVRFLGDLDEAEFVPVLKGSHVFAQTATYEPFATGLLWALACGCVGIVEYQAGSSAHELVEGLDRGRLVTSPQELADEIVACGSLPEWETNDGFAGFDHDEVRSEWVECYEDAIEGHGWL; this is encoded by the coding sequence ATGCGCGTCGCGGTGGTCTCGATGGACACGGTGGCGACGCGGGACGCGCCCGCGGTCCGCCGGACGCGCCGCGTCGCCGCCGGGCTCGCCGCCGCCGGACACGACGTCCACTGGCTGTGTGCGCAGTGGTGGGGCGGCGAGATCGAGCACTTCGAACAGGACGGCATCGAGTACCACGCGGTGACCGATCGTCCCTCGTCCGGACGGTTCCGGTCGAAGCTCCCGTTCGTCCTCCGCCGCGTCGACCCGGACGTCGTCCACGCCGTGTCGGTGCCGCCGGGTCACGCGACGACCGCCAAGACGACCGCCGCGATGCTTCGGGTCCCGGTCGTCCTCGACTGGTGGGAACGCGACCCCGACCGCGGTTCCGGCCGACAGTACCGGAAGGCCGCGACGCGCGCCGACCGGGTGATCGCGCCCTCCGAGACGGTCCGCACCGCCGTGCGCGAGCACGGCGCCAGCGACGTGAACGCCCGGGTGATCCCCGAGAGCATCGACATGGACCTGGTGCGGTCGGCCGACGCGGACGACCGCTTCGACATGGTGTGGGGGCGCGACCTCGACGGCGACGCCAACGTCGGCGAGTTCCTCCTGGCGCTGGCGGAGCTTCGCGACCGCGACTGGACGGCGGCGATCGTCGGCGACGGGCCCGCCCGCGACGACGCCGAGCGCATGGCCGCCGACCTCCGGATCGACGACCGCGTCCGGTTCCTCGGCGACCTGGACGAGGCGGAGTTCGTCCCGGTGTTGAAGGGGTCGCACGTGTTCGCCCAGACGGCGACGTACGAGCCGTTCGCGACCGGGTTGCTGTGGGCGCTGGCGTGCGGCTGCGTCGGCATCGTGGAGTACCAGGCGGGCTCGTCCGCCCACGAGCTCGTCGAGGGGCTCGACCGCGGCCGGCTGGTCACCTCCCCGCAGGAGTTGGCCGACGAGATCGTCGCCTGCGGCTCGCTGCCGGAGTGGGAGACCAACGACGGGTTCGCCGGCTTCGACCACGACGAGGTGCGCTCCGAATGGGTCGAGTGCTACGAGGACGCGATCGAGGGGCACGGCTGGCTCTGA
- a CDS encoding plastocyanin/azurin family copper-binding protein, protein MEDDTLSRRSFLRGAAGATAAAGAVTAGSGTAAAQATADGSGTVEVGAGSDGLKFTPGTDEPLYVTPGTTVTFEWVSGGHNIAVDSQPEGASWEGHTPIEDEGFSTEFTFETVGVYEYVCEPHASVGMVGTIEVVEQLPTPTATAAGPPEVPDSAKSLGIASFIAMVSTLGLAFFFTKYGGDYEPPEE, encoded by the coding sequence ATGGAAGACGACACGCTCAGCCGGCGGAGCTTCCTCCGCGGAGCGGCGGGCGCGACCGCCGCCGCCGGCGCGGTCACCGCGGGATCGGGGACCGCCGCCGCGCAGGCGACGGCCGACGGCTCCGGCACCGTCGAGGTGGGCGCCGGCAGCGACGGCCTCAAGTTCACCCCCGGAACCGACGAGCCCCTGTACGTCACGCCCGGCACGACCGTGACCTTCGAGTGGGTCTCCGGCGGCCACAACATCGCCGTCGACAGCCAGCCGGAAGGCGCCTCCTGGGAGGGTCACACCCCGATCGAGGACGAAGGCTTCTCCACGGAGTTCACGTTCGAAACGGTCGGCGTCTACGAGTACGTCTGCGAGCCCCACGCGTCCGTCGGGATGGTCGGGACCATCGAGGTCGTCGAACAGCTCCCGACGCCGACGGCGACGGCCGCCGGCCCGCCGGAGGTCCCCGACTCCGCCAAGAGCCTCGGCATCGCCTCCTTCATCGCGATGGTGTCGACGCTCGGCCTCGCGTTCTTCTTCACCAAGTACGGCGGCGACTACGAGCCGCCCGAGGAGTAA
- a CDS encoding AbrB/MazE/SpoVT family DNA-binding domain-containing protein — translation MTRRKIQLVGGGTYSVSLPKAWAESQGVDPGDEVSLHAHLDGVLVVETDAAADEPAGRGPVDLPVDGADPTHAGRLLRAAYAAGVDRATIEAEDGFSVETRRELERTARGLTGTTVADGTDSAITAATPLDPSEVSIRQSVRHLSFVALSTHRDATAAVLDGGSNDAVVDRGDQARRLHALVDRHFRRSLSRLDEVDALGLTRPELFDLWTTSRELERVASRATELAETARRLDDCVDERVADDLRECARDARGVVEAAVDAVVDERGIASAREALVARDDLREATEALDRRLFESDRADPRLTAAVNAVGRTADHGAAIAEAGLRAAVRRADTAADDGSRVGDGVGVAAGDDD, via the coding sequence ATGACGAGACGCAAGATCCAGCTCGTCGGCGGCGGCACCTACAGCGTCTCCCTGCCGAAGGCGTGGGCGGAGTCGCAGGGCGTCGACCCCGGCGACGAGGTCTCGCTGCACGCCCACCTCGACGGGGTGCTCGTCGTGGAGACGGACGCGGCGGCGGACGAGCCGGCGGGCCGCGGCCCTGTCGACCTCCCGGTCGACGGCGCCGATCCGACCCATGCGGGGCGGCTCCTCCGGGCGGCGTACGCCGCGGGCGTCGACCGGGCGACGATCGAGGCGGAGGACGGGTTCTCCGTCGAGACGCGCCGCGAACTCGAACGCACCGCCAGGGGGCTGACGGGGACGACCGTCGCCGACGGAACCGACTCGGCGATCACCGCGGCCACGCCGCTGGACCCGTCGGAGGTGTCGATCCGGCAGTCGGTGCGCCACCTGTCGTTCGTCGCGCTGTCGACGCACCGCGACGCGACGGCGGCCGTGCTCGACGGGGGGAGCAACGACGCCGTCGTCGACCGCGGCGACCAGGCGCGCCGCCTCCACGCGCTGGTCGACCGGCACTTCCGCCGCAGCCTCTCGCGGCTCGACGAGGTGGACGCGCTGGGGCTCACCCGGCCGGAGCTGTTCGACCTGTGGACGACGAGCCGGGAGCTCGAACGCGTCGCAAGCCGCGCGACGGAGCTGGCCGAGACCGCACGCCGGCTCGACGACTGTGTCGATGAGCGCGTCGCCGACGACCTCCGCGAGTGCGCTCGCGACGCGCGCGGCGTCGTCGAGGCGGCGGTCGACGCCGTCGTCGACGAGCGGGGGATCGCGTCCGCCCGCGAGGCGCTGGTCGCGCGCGATGACCTCCGCGAGGCGACGGAGGCGCTCGACCGCCGGCTGTTCGAGTCGGACAGGGCGGACCCCCGGCTGACCGCGGCCGTGAACGCCGTCGGCCGGACCGCCGACCACGGCGCGGCGATCGCCGAGGCCGGACTCCGGGCGGCCGTCCGACGAGCCGACACCGCCGCGGACGACGGGTCGCGCGTCGGCGACGGAGTCGGCGTGGCCGCCGGCGACGACGATTGA
- the pstB gene encoding phosphate ABC transporter ATP-binding protein PstB, with amino-acid sequence MSEPTQKPSDIDTERKRTGEGIETTSGETDERVREEWREFEFDGATKLSVENLNVHYGEDHALKDVSMDIPENSVTALIGPSGCGKSTFLRCLNRMNDRVKSARVDGSVSLDGKEIYQEGVNLVELRKRVGMVFQSPNPFPKSIEENISYGPRKHGDLETGLLARLFGRSDQEERDELVERCLRDAALWDEVNDRLDDNALGLSGGQQQRLCIARCLSVDPEVILMDEPASALDPIATAKIEDLIDDLSEEYTVVIVTHNMQQAARISDQTAVFLTGGELVEYDATDKIFENPESQRVEEYISGKFG; translated from the coding sequence ATGAGCGAACCCACACAGAAACCGAGCGACATCGACACCGAGCGGAAACGGACCGGCGAAGGGATCGAGACGACGAGCGGCGAGACGGACGAGCGGGTCCGCGAGGAGTGGCGCGAGTTCGAGTTCGACGGAGCGACGAAGCTCTCCGTCGAGAACCTGAACGTCCACTACGGCGAGGACCACGCCCTCAAGGACGTCTCGATGGACATCCCCGAGAACAGCGTCACGGCCCTCATCGGCCCCTCGGGCTGCGGGAAGTCGACGTTCCTCCGGTGTCTCAACCGGATGAACGACCGTGTCAAGTCCGCGCGCGTCGACGGCTCCGTGTCGCTCGACGGCAAGGAGATCTACCAGGAGGGCGTCAACCTCGTCGAACTGCGCAAGCGCGTGGGGATGGTGTTCCAGTCGCCGAACCCGTTCCCGAAGTCGATCGAGGAGAACATTTCGTACGGCCCGCGCAAGCACGGCGACCTCGAAACCGGCCTGCTCGCGCGCTTGTTCGGTCGCTCCGATCAGGAGGAACGCGACGAACTCGTCGAACGGTGCCTGCGCGATGCGGCCCTGTGGGACGAGGTGAACGACCGCCTCGACGACAACGCCCTCGGCCTCTCCGGCGGGCAGCAACAGCGGCTCTGCATCGCCCGCTGTCTTTCGGTCGACCCGGAGGTCATCCTGATGGACGAGCCCGCCTCGGCGCTCGACCCGATCGCGACCGCGAAGATCGAGGACCTCATCGACGACCTGAGCGAGGAGTACACGGTCGTCATCGTCACCCACAACATGCAGCAGGCGGCGCGCATCTCCGACCAGACCGCCGTCTTCCTCACCGGCGGCGAACTCGTCGAGTACGACGCGACCGACAAGATATTCGAGAACCCGGAGTCACAGCGCGTCGAGGAGTACATCAGCGGCAAGTTCGGGTGA